A portion of the Avibacterium sp. 20-132 genome contains these proteins:
- the lon gene encoding endopeptidase La: MNARRTKQKTIPVLPLRDVVVFPYMVMPLFVGREKSIASLEEAMENGKQLLLVSQKAAELEQPTVDDVYDVGTVANIIQLLNLPDGTVKVLVEGQQRAKISHLEDNGRFFEAKIALMDTQFGDETELEVIQNITLEEFEKYIELNKKVQPDVLSALKSIADPERLSDTMAAHMPVPVARKQDVLSIANVTERFEYLLGLMINEAGILEVEKRIRGRVKKQMEKSQRDYYLNEQIKAIQKELGETDSTLDEVEQLRQKVEDAKMPKEAKEKVEAELQKLKMMSPMSAEATVVRSYIDWMLQVPWHKRSKVKKDIVKAQEILDADHYGLERVKDRILEYLAVQSRLNQLKGPILCLVGPPGVGKTSLGQSIANATGRKYVRMALGGVRDEAEIRGHRKTYIGSLPGKLIQKMAKVGVKNPLFLLDEIDKMASDMRGDPASALLEVLDPEQNANFNDHYLEVDYDLSDVMFVATSNSMNIPGPLLDRMEVIRLSGYTEDEKLNIATRHLLNKQIERNGLKKSELKIEESAILDIIRYYTREAGVRGLEREISKICRKAVKNLLLNPKLKSITVNSDNLDEYLGVKRFEFGRADTQNRVGEVTGLAWTQVGGDLLTIEATSVIGKGKLTYTGSLGDVMKESIQAAMTVVRSRAEKLGIASDFHEKRDIHIHVPDGATPKDGPSAGIAMCTALVSCLTGNPVKSEVAMTGEISLRGKVLPIGGLKEKLLAAHRGGIKTVIIPKDNVKDLEEIPDNAKNSLDIRAVETIDEVLSIALENPPEGVDFAHLIAKEEKTTPRRKSKRAESAVN, encoded by the coding sequence ATGAACGCCAGACGAACAAAACAAAAAACCATACCTGTTTTACCATTACGAGATGTGGTGGTTTTTCCTTATATGGTGATGCCATTGTTTGTGGGACGCGAAAAATCCATCGCAAGTCTTGAAGAGGCAATGGAAAACGGCAAACAATTATTATTAGTTTCACAAAAAGCAGCCGAGTTAGAACAGCCTACTGTGGATGATGTGTATGATGTAGGAACGGTGGCAAATATTATTCAATTATTGAATTTGCCAGACGGCACGGTAAAAGTGCTGGTGGAAGGTCAGCAACGGGCTAAGATTTCCCATTTAGAAGATAATGGGCGTTTTTTCGAGGCAAAAATTGCCTTAATGGATACCCAATTTGGCGATGAAACAGAATTGGAAGTGATACAGAATATCACGTTAGAAGAGTTTGAAAAATACATTGAACTCAACAAAAAAGTCCAGCCAGATGTGCTTTCAGCCTTAAAAAGTATTGCTGATCCAGAACGTTTAAGCGACACAATGGCAGCCCATATGCCTGTTCCTGTAGCGCGTAAGCAGGACGTATTGAGCATTGCAAATGTCACAGAGCGTTTTGAATATTTGCTCGGTTTAATGATTAACGAAGCGGGCATTTTAGAAGTCGAGAAGCGTATTCGTGGGCGCGTGAAAAAACAAATGGAAAAAAGCCAGCGCGATTACTATCTTAACGAACAGATCAAAGCCATTCAAAAAGAACTCGGCGAAACAGATAGCACGCTGGATGAAGTCGAACAACTGCGCCAAAAAGTAGAAGATGCCAAAATGCCGAAAGAGGCAAAAGAAAAAGTGGAAGCCGAGTTGCAGAAGCTGAAAATGATGTCGCCAATGTCAGCCGAAGCGACGGTGGTGCGTAGCTACATTGACTGGATGCTACAAGTACCGTGGCATAAACGTAGCAAAGTAAAAAAAGATATTGTCAAAGCACAAGAAATCCTTGATGCGGATCACTACGGCTTAGAACGTGTGAAAGATCGCATTTTGGAATATTTAGCGGTTCAAAGTCGTTTAAATCAACTTAAAGGCCCTATTCTTTGTTTAGTTGGGCCACCGGGAGTAGGGAAAACTTCTCTAGGGCAATCTATTGCAAATGCGACTGGGCGGAAGTATGTTCGTATGGCACTCGGTGGCGTGCGCGACGAAGCCGAAATTCGTGGGCATCGTAAAACCTACATCGGTTCATTGCCGGGTAAATTGATCCAAAAAATGGCAAAAGTAGGGGTGAAAAATCCGCTCTTTTTACTTGATGAGATTGATAAAATGGCATCAGATATGCGCGGCGATCCGGCTTCCGCACTGCTAGAAGTGCTTGATCCGGAGCAGAACGCGAACTTTAACGATCATTATTTAGAAGTTGATTATGATCTGTCTGATGTTATGTTTGTGGCAACATCAAATTCAATGAATATTCCGGGACCATTGCTTGATCGTATGGAAGTGATTCGTTTGTCGGGTTATACAGAAGACGAAAAACTCAATATTGCGACACGCCATTTGCTTAACAAACAAATTGAGCGTAATGGCTTGAAGAAAAGTGAATTAAAGATCGAAGAAAGTGCCATTTTAGATATTATCCGCTATTACACTCGTGAAGCGGGCGTGCGTGGACTTGAACGTGAGATTTCTAAAATCTGCCGTAAAGCGGTGAAAAATTTATTGCTGAATCCAAAATTAAAATCGATCACCGTAAACAGCGATAATCTTGATGAATATTTAGGTGTAAAACGCTTTGAGTTTGGTCGTGCTGATACACAAAACCGCGTGGGGGAAGTTACCGGCTTGGCGTGGACACAAGTGGGCGGTGATTTGCTTACCATTGAAGCCACTTCGGTTATTGGGAAAGGCAAATTAACTTACACGGGATCACTTGGCGATGTGATGAAAGAATCAATCCAAGCGGCGATGACTGTTGTGCGTTCTCGTGCCGAAAAATTAGGGATTGCCTCTGATTTCCACGAAAAACGTGATATTCATATTCACGTTCCAGATGGTGCAACGCCAAAAGATGGACCAAGTGCCGGGATCGCAATGTGTACCGCATTAGTTTCTTGCTTAACGGGGAATCCTGTGAAGTCTGAAGTGGCAATGACGGGAGAAATCAGCTTGCGTGGTAAAGTGTTACCTATTGGTGGTTTGAAGGAAAAATTACTTGCTGCACATCGTGGCGGGATTAAAACCGTGATTATTCCAAAAGACAATGTGAAAGATTTGGAAGAAATTCCAGATAATGCGAAAAATAGCTTGGATATTCGAGCCGTGGAAACCATTGATGAAGTATTAAGCATTGCTTTAGAAAATCCACCTGAAGGGGTTGATTTTGCTCACTTAATTGCAAAAGAAGAAAAAACAACGCCACGCCGTAAAAGTAAACGTGCAGAAAGTGCGGTGAATTAA
- a CDS encoding aspartate aminotransferase family protein, with amino-acid sequence MNTYNRQIFDEVMIQNYVPAEFIPVKGKGSRVWDQQGREYIDFTSGIAVNALGHCPDEIVAVLKEQGETLWHSSNWFTSEPTLALATKLVQKTFAERVMFVNSGAEANEAALKLARRYAVDHFGAQKSKIIAFKQSFHGRTLFTVSVGGQAKYSDGFGPKPADIIHVPFNDLAAVKAIIDDHTCAVIVEPIQGEGGVKPADPAFLQGLRQLCDENNALLIFDEVQTGLSRTGYFYAYMKYGVVPDILTSAKALGNGFPIGAMLTTDKIAKSFSVGVHGTTFGGNPLACAVASKVVDVLSDEKFLAKIHRTSERFMQKLNEINQDLNLFSEIRGAGLLIGAELNAKYRGKASEFVKSAAENGLMILVAGPDVLRFAPALNIDEEALQEGFVRLEKTLGKFL; translated from the coding sequence ATGAACACTTATAATAGACAAATTTTTGATGAGGTGATGATACAGAATTATGTTCCCGCAGAGTTTATTCCAGTGAAGGGAAAGGGAAGCAGAGTTTGGGATCAACAAGGGCGAGAATATATTGATTTTACAAGTGGTATTGCGGTGAATGCGTTGGGGCATTGCCCTGATGAGATTGTGGCAGTATTAAAAGAGCAAGGTGAAACACTGTGGCATTCTAGCAACTGGTTCACCAGTGAGCCAACGTTGGCATTAGCAACAAAATTGGTACAGAAAACCTTTGCTGAGCGCGTAATGTTTGTTAATTCTGGGGCGGAAGCTAATGAGGCTGCACTGAAATTGGCTCGCCGTTATGCGGTAGATCATTTTGGGGCGCAGAAAAGTAAAATTATTGCGTTTAAACAAAGCTTTCACGGTCGTACATTATTCACGGTGAGTGTTGGTGGGCAAGCAAAATATTCTGACGGCTTTGGGCCGAAACCGGCTGATATCATTCACGTCCCCTTTAATGATCTTGCAGCAGTGAAAGCCATCATTGATGATCATACTTGCGCAGTGATAGTTGAGCCGATTCAAGGCGAAGGCGGGGTGAAACCTGCTGATCCTGCATTCTTACAAGGTTTACGTCAGCTTTGTGATGAGAATAATGCCTTGCTGATTTTTGATGAGGTGCAAACAGGCTTATCGCGTACAGGTTATTTTTATGCCTATATGAAATATGGTGTGGTGCCTGATATTCTGACCTCTGCTAAAGCGTTGGGTAATGGCTTTCCGATTGGTGCGATGCTGACGACGGATAAGATTGCGAAAAGCTTTTCTGTTGGCGTACACGGCACCACTTTTGGCGGTAATCCTCTTGCTTGTGCCGTAGCATCAAAGGTGGTGGATGTGCTTTCTGATGAGAAATTCTTAGCAAAAATTCACCGCACTTCTGAGCGCTTTATGCAGAAGTTAAATGAGATAAATCAAGATCTCAATCTATTTAGTGAGATTCGCGGTGCAGGTTTATTGATTGGGGCAGAGCTGAATGCGAAATATCGTGGTAAAGCCAGTGAATTTGTGAAAAGTGCGGCTGAAAATGGACTAATGATTTTAGTCGCCGGTCCCGATGTTTTGCGTTTTGCACCAGCCTTGAATATTGATGAAGAAGCATTACAAGAAGGGTTTGTACGCTTAGAAAAAACCTTAGGCAAATTTTTATAA
- the tsf gene encoding translation elongation factor Ts, with the protein MAEITASLVKELRDRTGAGMMECKKALVEANGDIELAIDNMRKSGQAKAAKKAGRVAAEGVIIARVAGDYGVMIEMNCETDFVAKDAGFLGLANEVADYALNNKGVTIEALQAEFEEKRAALVAKIGENMTIRRVGSVQAPVIGSYLHGAKIGVLVGAANADEELVKHVAMHVAASRPEYVNPSDVPADVVEHERQIQVDIAMQSGKPREIAEKMVEGRMKKFTGEVSLTGQPFVMDPSKSVGDLLKEKGAEVVSFLRFEVGEGIEKVETDFAAEVAAMTK; encoded by the coding sequence ATGGCTGAAATTACAGCATCTTTAGTAAAAGAACTTCGTGATCGTACTGGCGCTGGTATGATGGAATGTAAAAAAGCGTTAGTAGAAGCAAATGGCGATATCGAATTAGCAATTGATAATATGCGTAAATCAGGTCAAGCAAAAGCGGCGAAAAAAGCAGGCCGTGTTGCAGCTGAAGGGGTTATTATCGCCCGTGTTGCTGGTGACTATGGTGTAATGATTGAAATGAACTGTGAAACTGACTTCGTAGCTAAAGATGCAGGTTTCTTAGGTTTAGCGAATGAAGTTGCAGATTACGCATTAAACAACAAAGGCGTTACAATCGAAGCGTTACAAGCTGAATTTGAAGAAAAACGTGCAGCATTAGTTGCAAAAATCGGTGAGAATATGACAATCCGCCGTGTTGGTTCAGTGCAAGCGCCTGTAATAGGTTCATACTTACATGGTGCGAAAATTGGCGTATTAGTGGGTGCTGCAAACGCTGATGAAGAATTAGTAAAACACGTTGCAATGCACGTTGCAGCAAGTCGTCCAGAATATGTTAACCCAAGTGATGTACCTGCAGACGTAGTAGAGCACGAGCGTCAAATCCAAGTGGATATCGCAATGCAATCAGGTAAACCACGTGAAATCGCTGAGAAAATGGTTGAAGGCCGTATGAAGAAATTCACAGGTGAAGTTTCTTTAACAGGTCAACCATTCGTAATGGATCCATCTAAATCCGTTGGCGATCTATTAAAAGAAAAAGGCGCAGAAGTTGTTTCATTCTTACGCTTTGAAGTAGGTGAAGGTATCGAAAAAGTAGAAACTGACTTCGCCGCAGAAGTTGCAGCAATGACTAAATAA
- the gorA gene encoding glutathione-disulfide reductase translates to MTKHYDYIAIGGGSGGIASINRAASYGKKCAIIEAKELGGTCVNVGCVPKKVMWYGAQVAEAINLYAPDYGFDVAVNHFDFSKLVENRQAYIGRIHNSYNNVLAKNNVDVIKGFAKFVDAHTVEVNGEKISADHILIATGAYPARPDINGAEYGIDSDGVFELDALPKSVAVVGAGYIAVELAGVLNSLGVDTHLFVRKQSPLRSFDPLIVETLVEVMAQDGIHLHTHAIPKEVVKNADGSFTLKLEDGREQTVEKVIWAIGRKPNTANINLAVAGVETNDKGFIKVDKYQNTNVKGIYAVGDIIEGGIELTPVAVAAGRRLSERLFNNKPNEHLDYNLVPTVVFSHPPIGTVGLTEPQAIEQYGAENVKVYKSSFTPMYSAVTQHRQPCRMKLVCVGKDEKIVGLHGIGFGVDEMIQGFAVAIKMGATKADFDNTVAIHPTGSEEFVTMR, encoded by the coding sequence ATGACAAAACATTATGATTATATCGCCATTGGTGGCGGAAGTGGCGGTATCGCCTCCATTAACCGTGCAGCAAGCTATGGAAAAAAATGTGCCATTATTGAAGCAAAAGAACTTGGCGGAACCTGTGTAAACGTGGGCTGTGTGCCAAAAAAAGTGATGTGGTATGGGGCGCAAGTGGCAGAAGCCATCAATCTATATGCCCCTGATTATGGCTTTGATGTTGCGGTAAATCATTTTGATTTCAGTAAGTTAGTGGAAAATCGTCAGGCTTATATTGGACGCATTCACAACTCTTACAATAATGTCTTAGCTAAAAATAATGTGGATGTGATCAAAGGCTTCGCCAAATTTGTTGATGCGCATACTGTCGAAGTGAATGGCGAGAAAATCAGTGCTGATCATATTTTAATCGCAACAGGAGCTTACCCTGCGCGTCCTGACATTAACGGCGCAGAATACGGGATTGATTCTGACGGGGTATTTGAATTAGACGCCTTACCAAAATCCGTCGCCGTGGTAGGCGCGGGCTATATCGCGGTGGAATTAGCGGGCGTGTTAAATAGCCTTGGCGTGGACACCCACTTATTCGTGCGTAAACAAAGCCCATTGCGTAGTTTTGACCCGCTAATCGTCGAAACCCTTGTGGAAGTGATGGCGCAAGATGGCATTCACTTACACACTCACGCCATTCCAAAAGAAGTGGTGAAAAATGCTGACGGTTCTTTCACCTTAAAATTAGAAGATGGACGTGAGCAAACGGTTGAAAAAGTGATTTGGGCGATTGGTCGCAAGCCAAATACGGCGAATATCAACCTTGCTGTGGCAGGCGTGGAAACCAATGACAAAGGTTTTATCAAAGTCGATAAATATCAAAATACCAATGTGAAAGGAATTTATGCCGTAGGCGATATTATCGAAGGTGGTATTGAACTTACGCCTGTTGCGGTTGCTGCAGGTCGTCGTTTGTCTGAGCGTTTATTTAACAATAAACCAAACGAACATTTAGATTATAATCTCGTGCCAACCGTGGTATTCAGCCACCCACCAATCGGTACTGTGGGATTAACTGAACCACAAGCCATTGAGCAATATGGCGCAGAAAATGTGAAAGTGTATAAATCCTCATTTACACCAATGTACAGCGCGGTAACTCAGCATCGCCAGCCTTGCCGAATGAAATTAGTTTGCGTCGGCAAAGATGAAAAAATTGTCGGCTTACACGGCATTGGTTTTGGGGTAGATGAAATGATCCAAGGCTTTGCCGTTGCAATTAAAATGGGAGCAACCAAAGCGGATTTTGATAATACTGTTGCTATTCACCCAACGGGTTCAGAAGAATTTGTAACGATGCGTTAA
- the rpsB gene encoding 30S ribosomal protein S2: MAQVSMREMLQAGVHFGHQTRYWNPKMKPFIFGPRNGVHIINLEKTVPMFNAALAELTRIAGNNGKILFVGTKRAASEAVKAAALDCQQYYVNHRWLGGMLTNWKTVRQSIKRLKDLETQSQDGTFDKLTKKEALMRSREMEKLELSLGGIKDMAGLPDALFVIGADHEHIAIKEANNLGIPVFAVVDTNSTPDGVDFVIPGNDDAARAIQLYLAAAAAAVKEGRQQEVVTEEKFAEAEAAE; encoded by the coding sequence ATGGCACAAGTTTCAATGCGCGAAATGCTACAAGCTGGCGTTCACTTCGGTCACCAAACTCGTTACTGGAACCCAAAAATGAAACCATTCATTTTCGGACCACGCAACGGTGTTCATATCATCAACCTTGAAAAAACCGTTCCAATGTTTAATGCTGCACTAGCAGAATTAACTCGTATTGCGGGCAACAACGGTAAAATCTTATTTGTTGGTACAAAACGTGCAGCAAGTGAAGCAGTGAAAGCAGCAGCATTAGACTGTCAGCAATATTATGTAAACCACCGTTGGTTAGGTGGTATGTTGACTAACTGGAAAACAGTGCGTCAATCAATCAAACGCTTAAAAGATTTAGAAACCCAATCTCAAGATGGTACTTTCGATAAATTAACTAAGAAAGAAGCATTAATGCGTAGCCGTGAGATGGAAAAACTTGAATTAAGCCTTGGTGGTATCAAAGATATGGCGGGTCTTCCTGATGCATTATTTGTTATCGGTGCAGATCACGAACACATCGCAATCAAAGAAGCAAATAATTTAGGAATTCCTGTATTTGCTGTAGTTGATACAAATTCTACACCTGATGGTGTTGATTTTGTTATCCCAGGTAACGATGATGCAGCGCGTGCAATTCAACTATATCTTGCAGCAGCAGCGGCAGCAGTAAAAGAAGGTCGCCAACAAGAAGTGGTAACCGAAGAAAAATTTGCTGAAGCAGAAGCGGCTGAATAA
- the bamC gene encoding outer membrane protein assembly factor BamC, whose translation MKKWLLSTPILMTLVACSASNESKQQANDNFEKYAQQQVSFAPLASGGVNLPAQDNTYALPQLNQQAHQKVDIRPPSTPIAMINNSIAQFDGERALIAYPSSKEAVYSLNQVARLLKEQGIHYQYQDNRIETNWAATGRADDIGDTQIRYLIEQVQYQGTSALVVSILQMKRDNIIFTPTMAQKQRYTSDRLNQLIGELNRAYRKQQNELNSTAITPIQTQLTTDINGRTALALNAPFKQAWQRLRGALNQVGFETSSENPGRGYRELKYRPLEKTEWARFGVAAPELEKGKYAMQLADLGRQSAVVITDEDGNALSGNQAQSIYQALQAIFAK comes from the coding sequence ATGAAAAAGTGGTTATTAAGCACACCAATTCTAATGACACTCGTGGCTTGTTCTGCAAGCAATGAAAGTAAACAGCAAGCGAATGATAACTTTGAAAAATATGCGCAGCAACAAGTGAGTTTTGCGCCCTTAGCAAGCGGTGGCGTAAATTTACCAGCACAGGATAACACTTATGCGTTGCCACAGCTTAATCAACAAGCACATCAAAAAGTAGATATTCGTCCACCAAGCACGCCGATTGCAATGATTAATAATTCTATTGCGCAGTTTGATGGTGAGCGTGCTTTGATTGCGTATCCTTCTTCAAAAGAGGCGGTTTATAGCTTAAACCAAGTAGCGCGTTTATTAAAAGAACAAGGCATTCATTACCAATATCAAGACAATCGTATTGAAACTAATTGGGCGGCAACGGGGCGTGCTGATGACATTGGTGATACACAAATTCGTTATTTGATCGAACAAGTGCAATATCAAGGCACAAGTGCTTTAGTTGTGTCTATTTTGCAAATGAAGCGAGATAATATTATTTTCACCCCAACAATGGCACAAAAGCAACGTTACACCTCTGATCGTTTAAACCAATTGATTGGTGAGTTAAACCGCGCTTATCGTAAACAGCAAAATGAATTAAATAGCACGGCGATCACGCCAATCCAAACGCAATTAACCACCGATATAAATGGGCGTACCGCATTAGCATTAAATGCCCCTTTTAAGCAAGCGTGGCAACGTTTGCGTGGCGCGTTAAATCAAGTAGGATTTGAAACTTCGTCAGAAAATCCGGGGCGTGGCTATCGTGAATTAAAATATCGTCCGTTAGAAAAAACAGAATGGGCAAGATTTGGTGTGGCTGCACCTGAATTAGAAAAAGGCAAGTATGCTATGCAACTTGCTGATTTAGGCAGACAAAGTGCGGTGGTGATTACAGATGAAGATGGCAATGCCCTTTCAGGTAATCAAGCACAGTCTATTTACCAAGCTTTACAAGCTATTTTCGCGAAATAA
- a CDS encoding 23S rRNA (adenine(2030)-N(6))-methyltransferase RlmJ, with translation MLSYRHSFHAGNFADVLKHIVQILIIESLQQKDKGFYYLDTHAGVGHYRLFGNEAEKTGEYKEGIARLWEQAEMPEEVARYVALIKKLNYGGKSLRYYAGSSLIAAHLLRPQDRALLTELHPADFPLLRNNFKQFDNVTTKRDNGFQQIKATLPPKERRGFILIDPPYELKEDYDLVVNAIEEGVKRFATGIYAIWYPVVLRQQTKRMIKGLENTGIRKILQIEMAVRPDSDQRGMTASGMIVINPPWQLEAQMKKILPYLTKTLVPEGTGSWSVKWITPE, from the coding sequence ATGCTGAGTTATCGTCATAGCTTCCACGCAGGCAACTTTGCCGATGTGCTAAAACATATCGTGCAAATACTGATTATTGAAAGTCTGCAACAAAAAGACAAAGGCTTTTATTATTTAGACACCCACGCAGGTGTCGGGCATTATCGTTTATTCGGTAATGAAGCTGAAAAAACAGGGGAATATAAAGAGGGGATCGCACGTTTGTGGGAGCAAGCAGAAATGCCAGAAGAAGTGGCACGTTATGTTGCCCTTATCAAAAAGCTGAATTATGGCGGCAAATCGCTACGTTATTACGCGGGATCATCGCTTATCGCCGCACATTTATTGCGTCCACAAGATCGTGCGTTATTAACCGAGCTTCATCCCGCGGATTTCCCATTATTACGCAATAATTTCAAACAATTCGACAATGTGACCACTAAGCGTGATAACGGTTTTCAGCAAATTAAAGCCACACTGCCACCAAAAGAAAGACGTGGGTTTATTTTGATTGATCCCCCTTATGAATTAAAAGAGGATTATGATTTGGTGGTCAATGCCATTGAAGAAGGGGTAAAACGTTTTGCCACAGGCATCTATGCGATTTGGTATCCCGTGGTGTTACGCCAGCAAACAAAACGTATGATCAAAGGCTTAGAAAACACGGGCATTCGTAAAATTCTGCAAATTGAAATGGCTGTGCGCCCTGATTCAGACCAACGTGGAATGACCGCAAGCGGAATGATTGTGATAAATCCCCCTTGGCAATTAGAAGCCCAAATGAAAAAAATTCTGCCTTACCTTACTAAAACACTTGTTCCAGAAGGCACGGGAAGTTGGTCGGTGAAATGGATCACACCAGAGTAA
- the ppiD gene encoding peptidylprolyl isomerase, which yields MLMEKLSDASNSILWKIIFALIVVSFVLSGVAGYMFTRVDTSAAKVNGEEISQQTFLEQYNQEYQRFSEQLGAQFTAVADSPEFVNGLRRSVLDRLIDQELLRQYAAELKLDVSDSQIQQAIVTSPIFQKDGKFDNALYQQMLSANGLSGNQYAQYLRQGLTLQQLNDGIARSAFTVPSQNARLAQLFFQQRDVRLAEFPLAATIAQQQVSEDEISAYYNANKGAFAVPELVKVQYLDLTHQAAEKNVKVTDVEIAQYYQDNKAQYMTQHLAHIQLPTEKEAQAVYADLQKGESFATLAKLYSSDKISGANGGDLDWVVAGMMPPQFEAAARELKVGEYSQPVKVDNAYHIIKVEEEKFLPLAQVKNDIAAKLRNELSTKAFYAMEKQANEKAFEQPDSLQAAAQAAGVNVQETGYFSRNDIPAALNYGNVVSALFDSELTQGGTNSEAINVGEQHSLIVRVVEHKPEGVKTLDEAKNDIAQYLKQQKAEKIVLAQAEKVAQALNANNNAALPNGIQFGEKTQWVYAENKNPQLRDVIFAMKKATDKPVYAAAKNGDNSVIVIELTNIKDGELTPEQLKQFDAQLNQVQQTELQQALLQALRTKAKIEINQEFLTQQE from the coding sequence ATGTTAATGGAAAAACTCAGTGATGCGTCAAACAGCATCTTGTGGAAGATCATTTTCGCCCTAATTGTGGTGTCATTTGTCTTAAGTGGTGTAGCAGGCTATATGTTTACACGCGTTGATACCTCGGCGGCGAAAGTGAATGGGGAAGAAATTTCACAACAAACTTTCTTAGAACAATATAATCAAGAATATCAACGCTTTAGTGAACAACTGGGGGCGCAATTTACCGCAGTCGCGGATTCCCCTGAATTTGTTAATGGCTTACGTAGATCGGTTTTAGATCGTTTAATCGATCAAGAATTATTGCGTCAATATGCAGCAGAATTAAAACTTGATGTGAGTGATAGCCAAATTCAACAAGCCATTGTGACCAGCCCAATTTTTCAAAAGGATGGCAAATTTGATAATGCACTTTATCAACAAATGCTATCAGCCAACGGGTTAAGCGGTAATCAATATGCTCAGTATTTACGTCAAGGTTTAACCTTGCAGCAACTTAATGACGGAATTGCACGTTCCGCGTTTACCGTACCTAGCCAAAATGCACGTTTAGCACAACTCTTTTTCCAACAACGGGATGTGCGTTTAGCGGAGTTTCCACTTGCCGCGACAATCGCACAACAACAAGTTAGCGAAGATGAAATTAGTGCTTACTACAATGCCAATAAAGGGGCATTTGCCGTACCTGAATTAGTGAAAGTGCAATATTTGGATTTAACTCACCAAGCAGCGGAAAAAAATGTGAAGGTGACGGATGTAGAAATTGCACAATATTATCAAGATAACAAAGCACAATATATGACTCAGCATTTAGCCCATATTCAGCTTCCAACAGAAAAAGAAGCACAGGCAGTTTATGCGGATTTACAAAAAGGCGAAAGCTTTGCTACTTTAGCAAAACTTTATTCTAGCGATAAAATTTCTGGCGCAAATGGCGGTGATTTGGATTGGGTTGTCGCAGGTATGATGCCACCACAATTTGAAGCCGCAGCCCGTGAGTTGAAAGTGGGGGAATATAGCCAACCGGTCAAAGTGGATAATGCTTACCATATTATCAAAGTAGAAGAAGAAAAATTCCTGCCATTAGCGCAAGTGAAAAACGATATTGCGGCGAAACTTCGCAATGAATTAAGCACGAAAGCGTTTTACGCAATGGAAAAACAAGCCAATGAGAAAGCCTTTGAACAACCCGATTCCTTACAAGCAGCCGCGCAAGCAGCAGGCGTAAATGTGCAAGAAACAGGTTATTTCTCACGCAATGATATTCCAGCAGCACTTAATTATGGCAATGTGGTCTCAGCGTTATTTGATTCTGAATTAACCCAAGGCGGAACAAACTCAGAAGCAATTAATGTGGGGGAACAACATTCTTTGATTGTTCGTGTGGTAGAACATAAACCAGAAGGAGTGAAAACGCTTGATGAGGCAAAAAATGACATTGCACAATACCTAAAACAGCAAAAAGCGGAAAAAATTGTGCTAGCTCAAGCTGAAAAAGTGGCACAGGCACTTAATGCAAATAACAATGCGGCTCTGCCAAATGGCATTCAATTTGGTGAGAAAACGCAATGGGTTTATGCTGAAAATAAAAATCCACAGCTGCGTGATGTGATTTTTGCAATGAAAAAAGCAACGGATAAACCTGTTTATGCTGCTGCGAAAAACGGCGATAACAGCGTTATAGTGATTGAACTAACGAATATTAAAGACGGGGAATTAACCCCTGAACAGCTTAAACAGTTTGATGCACAGCTAAACCAAGTACAACAAACAGAATTACAGCAAGCATTATTACAGGCGTTGCGCACAAAAGCAAAAATTGAAATTAATCAAGAATTTTTAACTCAGCAAGAATAA